A stretch of the Gossypium hirsutum isolate 1008001.06 chromosome D07, Gossypium_hirsutum_v2.1, whole genome shotgun sequence genome encodes the following:
- the LOC107954159 gene encoding uncharacterized protein produces MPNSKNNRKEQEKNRKGKLSEKASSFHGKFPTVAPSDLRRPKTLPDLFSERTTSVLPDARPKLTKLLLNVTIQGSLGAVQVVLSPENTVGDLITAAVRQYSKEGRRPILPSTDASLLDLHYSQFSLESLERGEKLMALGSRNFFLCTKKAASKDGDNPTSSCSKEAEKVTKSVIIPWLKFMNF; encoded by the exons ATGCCGAATTCCAAAAATAATCGTAAGGAGCAGGAGAAGAACCGGAAGGGTAAGTTATCTGAAAAGGCGTCGTCGTTTCACGGGAAATTCCCGACGGTGGCTCCGTCTGATCTGAGGCGGCCGAAGACGCTGCCCGACCTATTCTCAGAGAGGACTACTTCCGTCTTACCGGATGCGAGGCCGAAGTTGACGAAGCTGCTGTTGAACGTGACCATTCAAGGGAGTCTCGGAGCTGTACAAGTAGTGCTGTCGCCGGAAAACACTGTCGGTGACTTAATAACCGCCGCCGTTCGTCAGTACTCGAAGGAAGGTCGCCGTCCGATCTTACCGTCAACGGACGCCTCGCTGTTGGACCTCCATTATTCTCAATTTAGCTTAGAGA GTTTAGAAAGGGGAGAGAAGCTGATGGCGCTGGGATCGCGAAATTTCTTCTTGTGCACCAAAAAGGCGGCGTCGAAGGACGGCGACAATCCAACGTCGTCGTGCTCCAAAGAAGCGGAGAAGGTTACAAAGAGCGTAATAATACCTTGGCTCAAATTCATGAATTTctag